From a region of the Rhipicephalus microplus isolate Deutch F79 chromosome X, USDA_Rmic, whole genome shotgun sequence genome:
- the LOC142776985 gene encoding uncharacterized protein LOC142776985 produces the protein MPAHCVAYGCTNYFTEKGSTHFYRFPSARLRAEKRDAWLAAVRRQNADGSPWAPNKHSRICSAHFITGRPSKFKNHPDFVPSVFTYMKSRGDAAVRRHSRWWKRQKGELDTTATSATPNDTPELQDPPNENLNMDTSAAQDGVLDENSVDLQQLENENPDEGLDATKDDVPDQDSMELQPPENGEFVCTLQSAMLLSAFSRTMMPMLQLLFAFADKNSSAIGIKEQIWPDCRCQACASKKIEVLEQEIGNSQKFILQLQKQNAKLEVELDAAMSRCLTLTTLATPKDCMYYTGLPNVEVFNILLEYFAPRAREMLYWGSNKKRHNDPRGNKKNGNLAKEFFMVLVRLRTGMQGQELARNFLMSESLVSRTFSTWIKILQRELRHLTPLPTLDDIRFHLPKCFSDFPDTRLVLDATEVRIQRPSSLSAQRQTFSPYKHYNTYKALIGCTPDGYITYVSRLWGGSSSDKAILESSGLLDKLEPGDAIMVDKGFTFPYLPAGITVYRPPFREPHQKQMPANKVDETRRIASARVHVERAIARAKSFHILDRPFPIAMIDIAEQVFEVCCLLSNYRLPLIREVD, from the exons ATGCCAGCGCACTGTGTGGCCTACGGCTGCACGAATTATTTTACTGAGAAAGGAAGCACGCATTTCTACAGGTTCCCGTCCGCGAGGCTACGTGCCGAAAAGAGAGATGCTTGGCTAGCTGCTGTGAGGAGACAGAATGCCGACGGTTCGCCGTGGGCGCCCAACAAACATTCTCGGATCTGCAGCGCGCATTTCATAACAG GACGGCCGTCAAAGTTCAAGAACCATCCTGACTTCGTCCCCAGTGTGTTCACCTACATGAAAAGTCGCGGCGATGCTGCTGTGCGTCGCCATAGCCGATGGTGGAAGCGACAGAAAG GGGAGCTTGATACGACAGCCACTTCTGCTACTCCTAATGACACGCCAGAGTTGCAGGATCCTCCCAATG AGAATCTCAACATGGACACTAGTGCTGCACAGGATGGTGTACTAGATGAGAATTCGGTGGACCTGCAACAACTGGAAAATG AGAATCCTGACGAAGGCTTGGATGCTACAAAGGATGATGTACCTGATCAGGACTCGATGGAGCTGCAGCCACCCGAAAATGGTGAGTTTGTATGCACTTTGCAGAGTGCAATGCTCCTTTCGGCTTTTTCCCGTACCATGATGCCAATGCTGCAACTGCTTTTTGCAtttgcagataaaaactcctcagCTATAG GTATAAAGGAGCAAATCTGGCCAGATTGCCGCTGTCAAGCCTGTGCTTCTAAGAAGATTGAAGTCCTGGAGCAAGAAATAGGAAATTCGCAGAAGTTTATCCTCCAGTTGCAGAAACAAAATGCAAAGCTAGAGGTGGAGCTAGATGCAGCCATGTCAAGGTGTCTCACCCTGACTACTCTAGCCACTCCAAAGGACTGCATGTACTACACTGGATTGCCGAATGTTGAAGTGTTCAATATTTTGCTTGAATACTTTGCACCACGCGCTAGAGAAATGTTGTACTGGGGCTCAAATAAAAAACGGCATAATGAccctcgtggcaacaaaaaaaatggcaatcTGGCCAAAGAATTTTTCATGGTGTTAGTTCGGCTCAGGACAGGTATGCAAGGGCAAGAACTGGCCAGGAATTTCCTGATGTCAGAAAGTCTAGTTAGCCGCACTTTTTCCACATGGATTAAAATTTTACAACGAGAGCTTCGGCACTTGACACCCTTACCTACTTTAGATGACATAAGATTCCACCTACCGAAGTGCTTCTCTGATTTTCCCGACACCCGTCTTGTTCTCGATGCCACAGAGGTGAGAATACAGAGGCCTTCGTCATTGAGCGCACAGCGCCAAACCTTCTCACCATACAAGCATTACAACACGTACAAGGCGCTTATTGGATGTACACCAGATGGATACATCACTTATGTGTCTCGCCTCTGGGGAGGCTCTAGCTCGGATAAAGCAATCTTGGAAAGTAGTGGTCTTCTTGACAAGCTGGAGCCAGGAGATGCAATAATGGTTGATAAAGGTTTTACATTTCCTTACTTGCCAGCAGGTATAACAGTTTATCGGCCTCCATTCCGAGAGCCTCACCAAAAGCAGATGCCTGCAAATAAAGTTGACGAAACCAGGCGCATCGCTTCTGCAAGGGTGCACGTTGAAAGAGCCATTGCAAGAGCTAAAAGCTTTCATATTTTGGATAGGCCCTTTCCTATCGCCATGATAGACATTGCTGAGCAGGTTTTTGAAGTTTGTTGCCTCTTGAGCAACTACAGGCTGCCTTTGATTCGAGAGGTAGATTAG
- the LOC142776111 gene encoding uncharacterized protein LOC142776111 codes for MIEEENIPFAFVETGWSEDFSRCSLSNNDVWRYLHSATSTVRQAHRGWSFKEEGYVKHLKLNLQTSDDELGLVRAACAPSMKSGVYVTTAWFVVATGRIVGAHCDCVAGLSETCQHVAGLLFSAAARAEHAPSCTDVPCKWIVPAEAKKPVARKPLGEIRFQKYFINKPTRGKRKRDYDPCADGPLPSPHAIQSLRDKLATACPDLHALRYMCHDKAKPKPPCNIKKPIEDSDDLWSEAAATEVQSYMKTMKPLSQTERDLICHQTVGQASNKKWHAERVGRLTASMFKRICRCTKPDSLLKALLYPWDRATSEAIVYGRQHEADAVAAYVKLLQARDSSVAVRETGLHVHCQYPFLAASPDRIVVVDGKEGLLEVKCPFSKKGITCEDACSDRNFCCRLTEEGAELKRDHAYFYQVQGQMAVTGHNWCDFVIWTEGNAPGDPPHLHVERIEFCEKFWAQEVLPGLLHFTKHALVPEILTRRVKRLGRLYTSETYVSFKKFKAGFYVCTRLDGLSIKIKKLK; via the exons ATGATAGAAGAAGAAAACATCCCGTTTGCGTTTGTGGAAACGGGATGGAGCGAGGATTTTTCGCGTTGCAGCCTGAGCAACAACGACGTGTGGCGGTACCTACACTCCGCTACTTCGACCGTTCGCCAGGCTCATCGCGGCTGGTCCTTCAAGGAAGAAGGATACGTCAAACACTTGAAGTTGAACCTCCAAACATCTGATGACGAACTAGGTCTGGTGAGAGCGGCGTGCGCACCGTCCATGAAGTCCGGCGTGTATGTAACAACGGCATGGTTCGTCGTGGCTACCGGTCGCATCGTTGGAGCGCACTGCGACTGTGTTGCTGG acttAGTGAAACCTGCCAACATGTAGCAGGCCTGCTGTTTAGTGCTGCCGCCAGAGCTGAACATGCACCGTCCTGCACGGACGTACCCTGCAAGTGGATAGTCCCTGCTGAAG CAAAGAAACCAGTGGCAAGAAAGCCTCTGGGTGAAATCAGATTCCAAAAGTATTTCATAAACAAGCCTACACGTGGGAAACGGAAGCGCGATTATGACCCCTGTGCTGATGGCCCACTTCCTAGTCCACATGCCATTCAGTCACTGAGGGATAAGCTGGCGACCGCCTGTCCCGATCTGCATGCTCTGCGATACATGTGCCACGATAAAGCCAAGCCAAAGCCACCATGCAACATAAAGAAGCCCATAGAGGACAGCGATGACCTCTGGAGCGAGGCTGCAGCAACTGAGGTACAATCGTACATGAAAACAATGAAGCCACTAAGCCAGACAGAGAGGGATCTGATATGCCACCAAACAGTCGGCCAAGCATCTAACAAGAAGTGGCATGCAGAACGGGTTGGACGGCTAACAGCATCGATGTTTAAAAGGATCTGCCGGTGTACAAAACCGGACAGTTTGCTAAAGGCATTACTGTACCCTTGGGACAGAGCCACTTCCGAAGCAATCGTATATGGCAGACAGCACGAAGCAGATGCCGTAGCTGCTTATGTGAAACTGTTGCAGGCCAGAGACTCGAGCGTGGCAGTCCGGGAAACTGGACTTCACGTCCACTGCCAGTACCCCTTCTTAGCTGCTTCACCAGACAGAATTGTTGTTGTAGATGGAAAAGAAGGCCTACTAGAAGTGAAATGCCCTTTTTCAAAAAAAGGGATAACGTGTGAGGACGCCTGCAGTGACAGAAACTTCTGCTGCAGACTCACCGAAGAAGGTGCGGAGCTGAAGCGGGACCACGCCTATTTCTATCAGGTGCAAGGCCAGATGGCAGTAACGGGCCATAACTGGTGCGATTTTGTCATATGGACTGAGGGAAACGCACCAGGAGACCCCCCACATCTCCATGTTGAAAGGATAGAGTTCTGCGAAAAATTCTGGGCTCAGGAAGTACTGCCAGGACTCTTGCACTTCACTAAGCATGCACTTGTACCCGAAATCTTGACACGGCGTGTCAAAAGGCTTGGGCGGCTTTACACGTCTGAAACATACGTGTCTTTCAAAAAATTCAAGGCTGGATTTTATGTCTGCACGCGTCTAGATGGCCTAAGCATCAAAATAAAAAAGTTGAAGTAA